The Alkalihalobacillus sp. TS-13 genomic interval TACTGATCAATCTCATGTCTATTCCTCCTTTTTTCATCTTTAATAGGTTGTTCACTTTTCAGCAGGATTTAAAACATTTACGAACTTCATCTCATGCCTACTTCATTCTTTATCCATTTGCTCTTCAAATACCTTTTCGATTTCTTCATCAGAAACAGTTTCTTCTGGAAATTCTTTGATCTCAAAGTGCTTCATGATCGTGTCCAATTTTGACTTAATTAACGATAAGCTATATAGAACGTAAAAAACAATAAGAATCGGCACAATGTACAATAGAAAACCGAAAAGAATTTCCATAAAATCAGCCCTCTCTTTGTTAAGGTCCATCACATTATGTCTTTATCTGATTTTATGAAAGAGATGACCTAAAGTATTACTCTTAGAGTCCTATCAGCTTCATAATCGATAACTATCAATTGAAAAGCTGCCTGGATATGCATTCCAAGCAGCAGTTAATGTAAGATCCAATCCTTAGACCGTCTTCTTCCCAATACCGATTCCTGTGTAACCAAGCAGCATCGTAAATAACGGCGACAGGAATAAGAAAAACACATAAGGCAAGTAACTGATTACATCAACCCCAAGAGTGGATGCGAAAAATGCACCACTCACTCCCCATGGTATCAAAGGATTCACGAGGGTTCCTGCATCCTCTAATGTACGTGACAAATTCCTTAAGTCTAGTTGTTGTTTCTCGAAATGAGGTTTGAAAGATTGTCCTGGAATCAATATCGATAAATATTGTTCTCCAGTAAATACATTGACTCCTATTGATGAAACAGCAGTCGTAGTAATGATATTTCCCCGACTTTTGATTTTTGTTTCCAGCAACCTTACAAAGGTCTCAAGTATCCCAAGAGCACGCACCAATCCACCAAGAGCTAATGCAATCCAAATGAGGGATACAGACCACATCATAGACTGGATTCCTCCACGATTGACAATTTCATCAACGGTGTTACCCCCGGTTTCCATTTCAACCCCATTTTGCAGCATGGTAAAAATCGCTGTACCAGATGATTGCCCCTGGACAAACAATATGGTAAGAATCCCTGTAATGACCCCAGCGATCAACGCCGGAATCGTAGGAAAACGCATAAGCGCTAAAACAATGACGACAAGTGGTGACAGTAATGTCCAACCACTGATATTAAATGATTGTGTCAAATTTTCCTGTACCTGCATTATCGTGTTCAATCCATCGACTCCGTCTACGCCAGTACCCAAGATCAGAAATATCGCAATCGTTATAAGCAATGCTGGTATTGTCGTCCACATCAAATGTTTAATGTGATTGAATAATCCGACACCCGCTACCGCTGGGGCAAAGTTCGTAGTATCAGAGAGAGGAGACATTTTATCTCCAAAACATGCTCCACAAATAATAGAGCCTGCAGCAAGCCCAGGGTGGACACCCAAGCTGGCCGATAACCCCATTAGGGCTACCCCGACTGTGCCGATGGTTGTAAAAGAACTTCCTGTAAAGCTGGAAACGATAATCGTAACAAGCAGGGCACTGATCGTGAACCAGTGTGGTTTAATAAAGTCGATGCCGTAAAACAACATCGTTGGTACTGTTCCGCTCATCATCCATGTTCCGATCAGCATGCCGATCACCATCAATATGAGTACAGGTTTGATTCCAATAATAATTCCGTCTATCAACCCTTTCTCTATCTGCTCCCACTTGTATCCGAAACCTTTTGCAAGGACCGCAATTGAAACGAGAGAAAGGAGTAAAGGGATATGTGGTTCTGTTTTTAAAATAAGCATCGAGTATAAAATGATTCCTACTAGTAAAATCAATGAAATGAATGAAAACATAACGTTATTCTTAGATGTCATATGGATGTCCCTTCCTTTTTCTGCCTTATATTTATAGTAACCATTAATCAAAGAAAAAAGCTGCCGACTCAGTCCACAGGGGCGAAATCATCGCGGTACCACCCTGCTTGACGTGTTCAACAGCATCAACTCTTCATTGATAAAGGTCATGTAACCTATAAGCTCCACGAATGTAATTTCGTTCTTGTCCCTTCCCTAGCTTTCACCAACCGCTAAGTCTCTGATGTTTGAAGAGGACCGACTACTGATTTCGCTTCGACACTTTTATGCTTTTGTGCGTTCAAGTGTGAATGTATCTCTACTATAAAACCTTTTCTACCACCCGTCAAGAATTTTTTCTAATGTTGTTTTATAAAAGTTTGAAAGCGAGTATAATTCAACCACCATTACAAAAGGATTGTGAGAATCAACATAAAAACACTTTTTATAGTGTGTTTTGAAAAAGTGTTCAATCAAACATTTCTTTATAATCGGCAGGTGTATTTATATTCCGAAAACACCTGGTCATTTCATGCGAATGGTACGAAATATAAGCACATTCTAAACGGCTTAACAAATCGGTCAATCGTCTTCTTTCATTTTTCAACAGGTCGAAAAGGACAGGCTTGACTGCTGAGGGATATAGCGCTGCTAAAGGCTGAACCCGATTTCTTGTACCCGGTACAATCGAGCAGTCGGTTTTTAATAAAAAATGGAGACTGATCAACTGGCGATAGACCTGTTGCTTCATCAATGGCATATCACAAGCGAGTACTAGATAATACGCAGCTTCATAAGCCTTCATTCCAGAATAGATTCCGGCAAGCGGCCCCTCCCCTCTGAATTCAGGATCATCCATTATCACTGTTACGTCTTCCTGTTCATCAATGGATGACTGAAGGGAAGGATGAGCGACCACAACGATATGTTCGACAAGGGGCTGAAGTATTTCCAATGCAATTTTATAAAAAGGCCTCCCCTCAATCTCTTCCAATGCTTTTGCTGTACCGTATCGTCTTGACTCCCCACCTGCTAGTACAATTCCTGCAAACAAGGGTTTCATCCTCTTCCCCCTTTTCTTCAATTGTTCCACTAAGATCTAGTTTTAATTAATTTATCCGGGAGCACGAGGATATCAACTGGTTGATCGAATGATTCTTTCGGAACTTTGTCAGTAAATTGGACAGTATGTAAAAGTGAGAGGGTTAGCCCTGTATAACGCTTGAGGTACCGATCATAATACCCACCGCCAAATCCAATTCGATAGCCGTCTTGGTCATATAAAAGGCCAGGCACCACTAATAGATCGATTCCACCGGGTTCGACGGCTTCCGTTTTTGAGACGATCGGCTCTTTAAGCCCGAAGTATACAGTCTCAAGTTCATCAAACGACGTCAACTTCCTGAAATCCATCGAGTGATCTGTAGCATTACATTTGGGAACGACAACTGATTTCCCTTGTTGCCATGCTTTTTCTATGATCGGATAGGTATCGAATTCATTTCCTCTTGAAACAGTTAACCCTACCGTTTTCGATCTTTCCCAAACATCAAGTTCGAACAATTGTTTTCTCGTTTTTTCTTCATCTCTGTGCTTTGAGGATTTTGAGAGTCCTGCTAACTTTTTCTGAGTCGATTTCCGTAGTTCCTTCTTTTCTGTATTCATCTCAAATCACCTAATTTACCATTTAATTTTAAGTTTTTTATTAAAGATTGTTGTTTTTCACAATTCCATTGTAATGGCGTGGAATTATCCTCGCTTTCCGCGGGCGATCCGCGAGCCTCCTCACTTGCACAGGATCTCAACACAAAAATGAAATCATTTTCGTGTCTGCGATGGGAATTCTTAGAAGCTTTCCTTATGCTGGCTTCGACGTTCACCACAGGACGTGTTGGTATTTAGTCGAAGGTCATTATCATAGTCGAAGAGCCTTTTAAAAAGTGTGGGCTCTCGCCTGGCTCGCTTTTCCTGCAAGAGTCTCGGATATTTCCACTGCTTACAGGCTTTCATCTCAAATTAAAAGTCGTCCATTAGCAACAAACTTTTAGAAAACAGTCAATTTTTTAAAGAGAGCATATATAGAAAAAACAGCAGGATGATGTCCTGCTGTTTTACTTCGTTTCACGATGTAGAGTGTGGCGCTTCAATCTTGGGCTGTATTTCTTAAGCTCCATACGATCTGGGTTTGTACGTTTGTTTTTAGAAGTGATGTAGTTACGGTCACCAGTTTCTGTGCAAGCCAATGTTACTTGTACGCGCATTTTCGTTTCCCTCCAAACTATCTTCAATGTTCAAGCGTATGAAACGATCATCCAAGAGATGACCGAGCGCTTAACATGTTTAATTTCAAACACTAATTGACACTTTAGTATCATATCAAAATTCTTCAAATCAATCAAGAGATAATCGGAGTAGCAAATGCGATACAGTAATCGGCGTAACTTTATTTACGGTTCAAATTTCCTTGTGATAAACAGGACTCTTGGCGCCAGAAAGGAAGATCGTTTCTCGTTTACCTTTTCTATCTAACGAGA includes:
- the nhaC gene encoding Na+/H+ antiporter NhaC, which translates into the protein MFSFISLILLVGIILYSMLILKTEPHIPLLLSLVSIAVLAKGFGYKWEQIEKGLIDGIIIGIKPVLILMVIGMLIGTWMMSGTVPTMLFYGIDFIKPHWFTISALLVTIIVSSFTGSSFTTIGTVGVALMGLSASLGVHPGLAAGSIICGACFGDKMSPLSDTTNFAPAVAGVGLFNHIKHLMWTTIPALLITIAIFLILGTGVDGVDGLNTIMQVQENLTQSFNISGWTLLSPLVVIVLALMRFPTIPALIAGVITGILTILFVQGQSSGTAIFTMLQNGVEMETGGNTVDEIVNRGGIQSMMWSVSLIWIALALGGLVRALGILETFVRLLETKIKSRGNIITTTAVSSIGVNVFTGEQYLSILIPGQSFKPHFEKQQLDLRNLSRTLEDAGTLVNPLIPWGVSGAFFASTLGVDVISYLPYVFFLFLSPLFTMLLGYTGIGIGKKTV
- a CDS encoding molybdenum cofactor guanylyltransferase, coding for MKPLFAGIVLAGGESRRYGTAKALEEIEGRPFYKIALEILQPLVEHIVVVAHPSLQSSIDEQEDVTVIMDDPEFRGEGPLAGIYSGMKAYEAAYYLVLACDMPLMKQQVYRQLISLHFLLKTDCSIVPGTRNRVQPLAALYPSAVKPVLFDLLKNERRRLTDLLSRLECAYISYHSHEMTRCFRNINTPADYKEMFD
- a CDS encoding 5-formyltetrahydrofolate cyclo-ligase; this translates as MNTEKKELRKSTQKKLAGLSKSSKHRDEEKTRKQLFELDVWERSKTVGLTVSRGNEFDTYPIIEKAWQQGKSVVVPKCNATDHSMDFRKLTSFDELETVYFGLKEPIVSKTEAVEPGGIDLLVVPGLLYDQDGYRIGFGGGYYDRYLKRYTGLTLSLLHTVQFTDKVPKESFDQPVDILVLPDKLIKTRS
- the rpmG gene encoding 50S ribosomal protein L33 → MRVQVTLACTETGDRNYITSKNKRTNPDRMELKKYSPRLKRHTLHRETK